The Xiphophorus couchianus chromosome 5, X_couchianus-1.0, whole genome shotgun sequence genome includes a region encoding these proteins:
- the adgre5b.1 gene encoding CD97 antigen, giving the protein MGFGKGLLILGFVCALQRPVFGCPNGFQNNDGICEDIDECNDPDFCGNHTKCINTIGSYYCECSAGFHNVKGNPNFTVDKGQCSDINECLDNNTTCGPHGTCNNVIGHYKCVCNAGYVSADASNKTAHCRDLDECKEHKDVCGEKGVCENLNGSYRCICEAGHTNYGQEKTRCSKLECDSFHADPGKSFEGLADMLSMMRNSCLALSDPSYSAGGKADGDALLEKLLTATDTILSPAHVENSKGVSGLLTAVEKSILLIGPQLKANDTKMETKETEAKITVRRGATRPTGQIHLTSEHADLNTDWTTAAGEGPYPGFALAALLSYKNLEESVNRSFEDLAEKEKDAVSFQVFSKVVSVVVSNPSTQNLHRPVNITFRHLKDIKQTPEVSYICAYWDERGVWSPDGCSQELSNDTHTVCSCEHLSSFAVLMALYPMKTSFHLQLLTQIGLTISLVCLVLSILTFKFCRSIQGTRTTIHLHLCICLFMADLVFLVGISRTRPEGGCKFVAAMLHFFFLGVMSWMLLEGVQLYRMVVLVFNATIRPLYLYLTGYGIPLGIVIISVIIRPGGYGTKDHCWLSLEHGLIWSFFGPVCFIIALNVFFFIVTVWKLAQKFATLNPDLSKLHKIKAFTVTAIAQMCILGLMWVFGAFLFSEGMTAVAYIFTILNSLQGALVFIMHCVLSKQVRDEYVQFLSCVCTPQKKRYSDFSSTNPSSSQSQGSRSGQITGESQI; this is encoded by the exons ATGGGGTTTGGCAAGGGGCTGCTGATTTTGG GGTTTGTGTGTGCACTGCAGAGACCCGTTTTTGGGTGCCCCAATGGCTTCCAGAACAATGACGGCATATGCGAAG ATATAGACGAGTGTAATGACCCTGACTTCTGTGGGAACCACACAAAGTGCATTAATACCATTGGAAGCTACTACTGTGAATGCTCTGCTGGTTTCCACAATGTAAAAGGGAATCCCAACTTTACTGTTGATAAGGGACAGTGCTCTG ATATTAATGAATGCCTGGACAATAATACAACCTGTGGTCCTCATGGCACGTGCAATAATGTTATTGGGCACTATAAATGCGTCTGTAACGCCGGCTACGTTAGCGCAGACGCCAGCAACAAGACTGCACACTGCAGAG ATTTAGACGAATGCAAGGAACACAAAGACGTTTGTGGAGAGAAAGGCGTCTGTGAAAACCTTAATGGGAGTTATCGATGCATATGTGAGGCAGGACACACCAACTACGGCCAGGAAAAAACCAGATGCTCAA AGCTCGAGTGTGACAGCTTTCATGCCGACCCGGGGAAG TCCTTTGAAGGGCTGGCGGACATGTTGTCCATGATGAGGAACAGCTGCTTGGCTCTGTCCGACCCAAGCTATTCTGCTGGTGGAAAGGCTGATGGCGATGCGCTGCTCGAG AAACTTCTGACAGCGACGGACACCATCCTGTCCCCTGCACACGTGGAAAACAGTAAAGGCGTGAGTGGGCTGCTCACTGCTGTGGAGAAGTCGATTTTACTGATTGGTCCTCAGCTCAAAGCCAACGACACCAAAATGGAGACCAAAGAAACGG aagcaaaaattACAGTTCGAAGAGGAGCTACCCGCCCAACCGGACAAATCCATCTGACCAGTGAACACGCTGACCTCAACACTGACTGGACAACAGCAGCTGGCGAAGGCCCATATCCTG GTTTTGCTCTGGCCGCATTGCTGAGCTACAAGAACCTGGAGGAGTCTGTAAACAGATCTTTTGAGGACctggcagaaaaagaaaaagacgcCGTTTCCTTCCAGGTCTTCTCCAAAGTCGTCTCTGTCGTGGTTTCCAACCCATCGACTCAGAACCTGCACAGACCTGTCAACATTACCTTCAGACATCTAAAG GACATAAAACAGACCCCTGAGGTGAGCTACATCTGCGCGTACTGGGATGAGAGAGGAGTCTGGTCCCCAGATGGCTGCTCCCAGGAGCTGTCCAACGACACACACACTGTGTGTTCGTGTGAACATCTGAGCAGCTTTGCTGTGCTGATGGCCCTTTATCCCATGAAG ACCAGCTTTCACCTCCAACTGTTGACCCAGATCGGCCTGACCATCTCCCTCGTTTGCCTGGTGCTGAGCATCCTGACGTTCAAGTTCTGCCGGTCCATTCAGGGGACGCGCACCACCATCCACCTGCACCTCTGCATCTGCCTCTTTATGGCAGACCTCGTCTTCTTGGTTGGGATTTCTCGAACTAGACCAGAG GGCGGCTGCAAGTTTGTTGCTGCAATgctccatttcttcttcttgggtGTAATGAGCTGGATGCTGTTAGAAGGGGTGCAGCTCTACAGAATGGTGGTCCTGGTGTTTAACGCCACCATCCGGCCCCTTTACTTGTACCTCACCGGTTACGGAATCCCTCTGGGGATTGTTATCATATCCGTCATCATCAGACCAGGGGGCTACGGCACTAAAGACCA CTGCTGGCTGTCCTTGGAGCACGGCCTGATCTGGAGCTTCTTTGGCCCCGTGTGCTTCATCATCGCCCTGAATGTCTTTTTCTTCATCGTCACTGTGTGGAAGCTCGCCCAGAAGTTCGCCACCCTCAACCCAGACCTCTCCAAGCTGCACAAAATAAA AGCTTTCACAGTCACCGCCATCGCCCAGATGTGCATACTGGGACTGATGTGGGTGTTTGGAGCCTTCTTGTTCAGCGAGGGGATGACGGCGGTCGCATACATCTTCACCATCCTCAACAGCCTGCAGGGTGCCCTGGTCTTCATCATGCACTGCGTGCTGTCTAAACAG gtgaGAGATGAGTACGTCCAGTTCCTTTCCTGCGTCTGCACGCCGCAAAAGAAGAGGTACTCAGACTTCAGCAGCACCAATCCGTCCAGCAGTCAGTCTCAA GGTTCCCGGAGTGGACAGATCACAGGAGAATCCCAAATATGA